Below is a window of Maylandia zebra isolate NMK-2024a linkage group LG19, Mzebra_GT3a, whole genome shotgun sequence DNA.
ctaataaaaataattatcacATTGCAAAAGACTAGTGACAATCTTTGAAAGTCCAAATAATGCTAAATAAAACACGTGCAGTACTTTTTAACATTATTGCACATTATCCTGGGAGAGCCTTATGGGTCAGGTTGCATTTAAAATGCATTAAGAGGCATTAAAAAGCACAAGTATCTGTTTAAAAGAAATCGTACACGAATATAAATATAGCGGAACAGCTGAGAGTTATGAAAAACATAACAGTAGTTCATCTCATGAGTAGGTCACCTTAATGCCATGACTACCACAGGCAAGCAGGgatgtatttttaattattatgtCTGACTAACTTGACATTATTGGGCACTAACAGGCCTCCAGAACTGGAGCTGAAGAATGCCAAAGGCCTTTCAAACGACAACCTCAAAAGTCTCCAAGCTGAACTCAACAAGCTGGCGGCGGAACGATGCGGAGAGGTGAGCATACACTCGCAGACGCACGTGCAGTCCCATGTGTGTTGAGATTTTCATTAACTTATTTACCTGTGAACTTAGGTGATGATTTACCAGCTAGCGGATCACATTCAGGGTTTCCTGAGCGAACACAACAAGCCTCCGTCGCGCTCCTTCCACGAGGAGATGCTGAAGAACCAGCGGAGGCAGCAGGAGAAACTAGCgctggaggagcagcagagaCTGGACCAACGACgcaagcaggaggaggagatggttAGGACAGGAGGAAGAAACGCTGATTAGGTTGCAGTGTAATGCCCAAGTGATTTGTGTGGTCCGGTCACAAACAGGATCATTTCATGTTATTCATTCACAGCCTGACCGTCTGTGATTTCTAGAAACAGTTCAGGCTGATGATTCACTCTTTTACTAGGAAAACTGGCAAATTCCAGCTTTCTACTGTTGTTAGTTGgttatgaataaatatttttgtgaTGATGATAGGGGTACTATTCATGCTGTGTCCTTCAATTTTTTTAGGCCAGATATCGGCTATTATGACTTTAGGACTATAATAGGAATATAGCATTTATCAGCTGATGTGGAAAACATCATTTTTAGGTTCCTGTCATGGGAGTTTTACCACAAAAAATGCAAAGTATCTTAAATTAAATTCTTAATTGGAGCAAAATCTTTAACACTGACAGTTTAAGTAAGCTGCAAAAGGTGTATTGTGATGGAATTTTCTTATTCCTTTaggaaaaagaaatcatggctgaaatccaaaggagagaagaggaaaagcgagaggaaaagagaagaaaggaaaTGGCTAAACAGGTGTTCTCGCTGTTTGATTTCTATTTGATTTGATTCACTTGATTTCGTTAATCATCAGTAAAATCACAGGGATGTTATAGATCGCAGTCAGAGCAACCCGTATAACTAAGCCATCAGTATTGTAAGTGACTCTTTAAATGGCTTTCTATTTGCAGGAGCGACTCGGGAGCATGGAGCATTCGATGTCTGTGATGGGGAAGAGTCCACCCAGCCCAGGAGGCGCAGCTCCCGAAGTGTTTGAAGCCAAGAAAGCAGCTGGCAATCGCCGTCGGACTACCTCAAATTCCCGCCACAGGTACACGTCCTACATACAGAAAAAGCTTCTCGTGTTTAACAAAGTGCAGTAATAATGCTTCGATATGTCTCCTTCACCAGACGGGACACGGTTAATGAGGACAACAGTCGCCCGCAGGAGGttcttcacttcagcagcaatGTTTTTGGAGAGCTTGCTGTGCACCAAGGGAAAAGCTTAGGTGAGGGCCATCAGACTGGCGCTGCCAGCCACGTGGCGAAAAACGTAATATGTCtctttaaatgtatttcttttttggTGCGTTTCCGACAGGTGTAAGTGAACGGTTCGGTCGTAACATTTATTGCGGGTTTGAGGTGAACTCTGGCGAGTTTGCTGTGATCTATGAGTGGTCGTTGCAGTGGAACAAAAAGATGAGCAAGTTCTTCACCACCCAGGAGAGAGGAAGGAttgaaaactgtaaaaaacaGGCAAGTAGAGAGGAAGGGGGGCTTTTTATTAAGAATTTGCTGATTAAATCTTGCATTTTAACTTATAAAGCCTTTACGAACATGCATGCTTAAAGCTTGGCACATTTCAACTTGTGTTGTGCAGATCCATGCAGCAGAAAATGAGTTTCACTCCCTGCTGCGGCTGGAGCACCCAAACTTGGTGCAATACTTGGGGCTGAGCGTGGTCGAGAAGGAGGAATGCATCGTGGTTTACATGCTGGTGGAGCACGTGGCCGGGAACAGCTTGAACCAAAGCCTGACCGCCCACGGCCCGGTCCCTCTGGATAAGCTCTGCCACTACACGGCCCAGCTGCTGACCGCTCTCGACTATCTGCACTCCAACTCCGTGGTCCACAAACAGCTGGGGCCCTCCAGTGTGCTGGTGGACTCCGAGGGGAACATTCGAGTGACCGATTACAGTTTATCAAAGAGGTTTGCTGACATCTGCAAAGAAGACATTTTCGAACAAGCTCGCGTGCGTTTCTCCGAGGAAACGGCGATGCCAACGAGAACGGGCAAGAAAGGCGACGTGTGGAACCTGGGACTGATGCTGCTGGCTCTGAGTCAAGGCAAGGAAGTGAAGGAGTATCCGGTGACAGTGCCGAGTAGCCTGCCTGCTGATTTTCAGGATTTCCTTCAGAAGTATGTATCGATGAATAATTCCTCATAATGTTGtatatttttgtagttttactgTTAATCTCACTACATAACAAACAATTTCTATTTATATTGTTGTCACCAACTTATAATGCAAATGAACAACCTGTCTTAGCTGACAGGTGtgacacccagtgtggtcttctgctgctgtgaccCCTTTCAGAGCTGCTCTTCTGCATAAGTTGGTTGTAATCTGTGGTTATTTGAATCACTTttgccttcctgtcagctcGAAACAGTCTGATCATTCTGCACTGACGTCATCGAGgcattttcacacagagaacAGCTGCTCTTTGGAAATTTTCTGCCTTTTGgaccattttctgtaaaaccTAGAGTTCCCAGTAGAACAGCAGattctgaaatattcagaatAATCAGCACTTCTGGCACAAGAAGCCAATtcagagtcacttaaatcacaaaTCTGCTGTTCAGTTTAAACTTAAGCGTGTTATTTTGACCACATTTGCATGCTGAAATGCATTATGTTACTGTCATAGGGTTGTATATTTGAGCTAACATGCAGTTAACATGCGGTATACCTAAAAGGTAATCGGTGAGTGTGTGTTGATTTGAAAGTATTAACTTAATAAAAGCGTATAAATCGGTCTCTTATAATATCCCAGAATACAATGTGACTACACTAAAATGTCTTGTTTTGCTGCGACAAGCCTCCAATTTGTTAGAATATAAAACGAGTAGAAAAGTTGAACAGTTCTTGGATTTAATATCTCGGGGCAATCAGATGTTTGGCACGAAAGATTGCTTAATTAAATTTTTCGATCATAAAAATGGTTACCAGATGCTTTGACTGACTAATCAATCAACTGTTTAAATCATGGGAGCTCAAATCTTGTgttgctaaaaaacaaaatgaacaaaaaacagcGACTGCCTGCAAGGAGAGGCGGAGGACGGGCTCTTCCACGCAGTTTGCTGTGGTCTGATTTTCAGTAATGATAAACAGATGTGATTTGTTGTAAATGGGCTCAAACATGCAGAGACCCTGATTTGTTCCTTTGGGTCTTGGTGTTTTGCTGTCTGCTTGCATTGCAGCCTGTAGAGTAAGATGcattgctgtgcaaaagtcttgagctcaCCTGTCATTGCTTTATATTTTGCAAGGAAACGTACATGGAAATGCAGTTTCCAATTCTAATGAGCTggaaaatcaatatttggtgtgaccacgtttattcttcaacacagtctgaactctcttaggcagctttcttgttgTTTCTagccttcaggaatagttctccaggcttcaagGACGTTCAGCGCTCTTCTTTGAATATTATCTGCTTTTCCCCCCattctctgtcaacatgatcccacactgctgcaATAATGTTGGGGTTTTTAGGCATGccaagtctttttcttttcccctccACTTGTTTCCTAACATTAGTTTTTTAAGGACCGATGCTGAGAtacaaagttgttgttttttttaactaattgATCTTTGAGAATCAACTTGTTGAtgcaaaaatacagttttatatttattttatattttatgccTGGaaaaagtttccttttttttctttgccagaGAAATGGGAAGATTTGGAAGTAACAAAGTGGCTAAAGATACAGTTTTCTTATGGTGTTAACACTGGGCCGTCGCTCGACTTAGATGCCTTATGCTTgagtgattcataggtcagtgttgagcaacttaacaaaaaaatgcTTTAGGAAAAGGGAGGCACATGGACTGGACTTCTAAAACTTTTAAAGATCATCAGAAAATCAAGAGAACTATTTCTCAAgaccatttaaaaaagaaaaaaaagtctggctccttggaataAATTctgaagaaatgaggggtggcccACTTTTACACAGTGCAGTATATTTGTGTTCCTGTTCTTTTGCATGTGCCAGATATTGCTTAATAGTGGGTTTTATGTGTCTTTGCGTTGTAGGTGTTTATGTCTGAATGATACTGAGCGCTGGACAGCTCAGCAGCTCTTGGACCATTCTTTCCTCAAGCCTTCCTCGCCTAAGCACCTTTCACAGTACCAGGACAACAGCCCAGAAGGTGACAGTGACACAAATGGAAACACAGATGACAAAAAATGCAGTGAAATCGTTATTTAAATTGGTTACAGTATAAAAGTTGGGGTCGAAAATGTTCgaataataaagataaataaaaatgaacaacgTTTAATTttaactctttttttccttttttggattatttttttattttttatactgAGGGAGTGCTTGCATTTAAGGAGCCGTTAACAGTTTTATATTTCTCTTCTTAAAATTGCTCAAGATGTTGATTTGTTTGCCTCTCAGATCTAGCTGTGGACTTTGCGTCATCAGTCATCCCCCGGAGTCACATCCTCAATGCTCCTTTCAGTTCGGTCTTGCAGCACAGGCAGATTTCTCGGTTTGTCTCCGAGTTTGAGGAGCTGCAGCTTCTGGGAAAAGGAGCTTTCGGTGCTGTAATTAAAGTGGGTTGAAATAGTTTACTTACCCTGTGTGAACTTTCTCGCTCGTTTTATCTGGCAGtaaagtttttgtcttttgtgttttgCCCGCATCCAGGTTCAGAACAAACTAGACGGTTGTTACTACGCGGTGAAACGCATCCAGGTGAACCCAGCCAGTAAGCAGTTCCGACGGATCAAAGGCGAGGTGACGCTGCTGTCGCGGCTGAACCACGAGAATATCGTCCGTTATTACAACGCGTGGATCGAGAGGCACGAATTGCCTGCCACAGGTGTGCTGAGCAACACCGACAGCTCCGAGCCGCTGAGCTCAGCCGACAAGGCGCCACAGCGCAAAAATGCACCGGAGCGCCTCAACGAGCTCGGCCTGCCTGACGACGTGGAGGACATCGCTCCGCCTCCCGCCCTGTCCAGCTCAGTCGAGTGGTCCACCTCCATTGAGAGGTCCTCCAGCGCAAGGTGCAGCGGACGCCAGTCCagtgatgatgaggatgatgacgaCGATGATGAAGAAGATGTCTTTGGTGCCTCTTTTTTGTacgttttttatttttcctccaaagGACGACTTACTCCTCCAACTGCTCATGCAtcacattctttttctttttttcccactcaGGCCATCAAACAATGACTCAAGGAGTGACATCATTTTTGATAATGGAGATGAAAGCATGGACGAGATGTCAAAGGTTCCAATATTTTCACTTCATTTATTAGTTTTGTTATGTCTGTTAGCGTTTGGCGTGGTGCACCAACCAGCTGGTGTTTCCTCCCACAGGTAGAGCCAAGCAAAAGGCCAGCGTCCGACACAACGGAGAGCACAGAGTCAGATCGACACCTCATTACGGCACATTACCTGTACATACAAGTAAGCTTCCCCCACGTGCTTCACTTTTACCAACAAAGACCTGTTTTACGTCTAATCCGAGGTTTCCGTTCCTGACAGATGGAATACTGTGAAAAGAGCACTTTACGAGACACAATAGATCAAGGCCTGCATCAGGATCAGAATCGGTTAtggaggcttttcagggagATACTGGACGGCCTTGCTTACATCCACGAGCAGGTATGGAGCGGCTGCACTGATTGGACGGAGTATAACTGTGACTAAAGCTAAGATTTGAATATCTTATGTTCCCCCTTCGTTCTAGGGCATGATTCACAGGGACCTGAAGCCTGTCAACATCTTCCTCGACTCACTGGACCACGTGAAAATTGGCGACTTCGGCCTGGCTACAGATCATCCCGCTAACGTGGTACGCATTATTACAGTGTGGCGTGCAGCTTTCAGTTTCGCTCTGCTGACAGGCGGCACTGATTTTTGCCTCATTGTTTTGATTAACGTGTAAAACTCCTCGTGAAGCTCTTATAACTTGTTAAAGCAACTGTTTATCTCTCAAAGGCTGCTGGGAAATTTGAGGTGGAGGAGAGCGGCTCTGCGGTGATGGCCAAACCGGACCCAACAGGTGCAAGAGAGTTTGAAAACACTCATAACACCTTTGATAGCCGTGCAATAATATTCCTGTTGAACTGGCGCTCTATATTGATTTTGCATCACTGTCTCCAGGTAACATGACAGGGATGGTCGGTACTGCCCTGTATGTCAGTCCGGAGGTTCAGGGAAATACAAAAGCCACATACAACCAAGTAGGAATTTAAAGATTCACTTATTTGTCTGGATGCATGAGAATTAGAAGTTGCTAAAACTTGATATTTGAGAACGTCTCGAGTTTTAAAGAACTTtttattcatgttcttgtctgcAGAAGGTTGACCTGTTTAGCTTGGGCATAATCCTCTTTGAGATGTCCTACCGGCCGATGACCACGGGGGCCGAGCGCATCGCTGTCCTGAGTCAGCTGCGTGgggtgtgtttgtgacagagaCTGAGAACAAGCTGGGTGGGGGGGTTTTGCACCTGGTGCCTTACTtacatgattttcttttttcccttca
It encodes the following:
- the eif2ak4 gene encoding eIF-2-alpha kinase GCN2 isoform X2, coding for MSSQRTSADGTDDCAVQQENELEALASIFEDDFKDLRSNDPWKVKRPPEVYLCLRPNGLNNGQECYVTVDLHVKCPPTYPDVPPELELKNAKGLSNDNLKSLQAELNKLAAERCGEVMIYQLADHIQGFLSEHNKPPSRSFHEEMLKNQRRQQEKLALEEQQRLDQRRKQEEEMEKEIMAEIQRREEEKREEKRRKEMAKQERLGSMEHSMSVMGKSPPSPGGAAPEVFEAKKAAGNRRRTTSNSRHRRDTVNEDNSRPQEVLHFSSNVFGELAVHQGKSLGVSERFGRNIYCGFEVNSGEFAVIYEWSLQWNKKMSKFFTTQERGRIENCKKQIHAAENEFHSLLRLEHPNLVQYLGLSVVEKEECIVVYMLVEHVAGNSLNQSLTAHGPVPLDKLCHYTAQLLTALDYLHSNSVVHKQLGPSSVLVDSEGNIRVTDYSLSKRFADICKEDIFEQARVRFSEETAMPTRTGKKGDVWNLGLMLLALSQGKEVKEYPVTVPSSLPADFQDFLQKCLCLNDTERWTAQQLLDHSFLKPSSPKHLSQYQDNSPEDLAVDFASSVIPRSHILNAPFSSVLQHRQISRFVSEFEELQLLGKGAFGAVIKVQNKLDGCYYAVKRIQVNPASKQFRRIKGEVTLLSRLNHENIVRYYNAWIERHELPATGVLSNTDSSEPLSSADKAPQRKNAPERLNELGLPDDVEDIAPPPALSSSVEWSTSIERSSSARCSGRQSSDDEDDDDDDEEDVFGASFLPSNNDSRSDIIFDNGDESMDEMSKVEPSKRPASDTTESTESDRHLITAHYLYIQMEYCEKSTLRDTIDQGLHQDQNRLWRLFREILDGLAYIHEQGMIHRDLKPVNIFLDSLDHVKIGDFGLATDHPANVAAGKFEVEESGSAVMAKPDPTGNMTGMVGTALYVSPEVQGNTKATYNQKVDLFSLGIILFEMSYRPMTTGAERIAVLSQLRGEPIIFPEDFTLREQGTQKRVIEWLLKHDPALRPTALELLKSELLPPPQMEESELHEVLQHTMANINGKSYRTMVAQLFAQNTSPVMDYAYDIDLYKGSFSFNNAKLQQHVYESITRIFKKHGAVRVQTPLFLPRNRKLYDGIELACFMDHSGMLVTLPYDLRIAFARFVARNNVTHLKRYSIERVFRPKKLDRAHPRELLECAFDIITPVSNSLLPEAEIIYTISEIIQEFPVLQERNYTIYLNHTSLFKAVLLHSGVPEDKLSQASNILCDLMSEKLSKREAEAKFCNFSLSANCLQTLYKYIEQKGNLQDLVPLLSSLTKQKTAVTQLAKQGLKDLEELTVLLPKLGVKLMVVINLGLVYKVQHHSGVIFQFVAFIRKRRRTVPDILAAGGRYDHLILEFRGPVSTGPVPSAVGASVAVDKVCAAIVSMEEPPTVSSYDVLVVPVGHSSMSKAIRVVQKLWSTGIAADINYDVSQSQDTLLEHCKLGGITCMALVSDKEGSYVKVKCFEKDRQLEKRILESDLVDHVIQKCRYKFLDERNIREISESTTLQNPKGSLLTSTGSSEQHGSSTSINMNVSLISPEKVSASARRRYETQIQTRLQNLGSNLQNKSNDIEVLAVDLQKETLINFLSLEFDSEEQFNNSVKTLLSRLPKQRYLKAICDEIHHFKITKRVAMVILYSYKYDYYKILL
- the eif2ak4 gene encoding eIF-2-alpha kinase GCN2 isoform X1; amino-acid sequence: MSSQRTSADGTDDCAVQQENELEALASIFEDDFKDLRSNDPWKVKRPPEVYLCLRPNGLNNGQECYVTVDLHVKCPPTYPDVPPELELKNAKGLSNDNLKSLQAELNKLAAERCGEVMIYQLADHIQGFLSEHNKPPSRSFHEEMLKNQRRQQEKLALEEQQRLDQRRKQEEEMEKEIMAEIQRREEEKREEKRRKEMAKQERLGSMEHSMSVMGKSPPSPGGAAPEVFEAKKAAGNRRRTTSNSRHRRDTVNEDNSRPQEVLHFSSNVFGELAVHQGKSLGVSERFGRNIYCGFEVNSGEFAVIYEWSLQWNKKMSKFFTTQERGRIENCKKQIHAAENEFHSLLRLEHPNLVQYLGLSVVEKEECIVVYMLVEHVAGNSLNQSLTAHGPVPLDKLCHYTAQLLTALDYLHSNSVVHKQLGPSSVLVDSEGNIRVTDYSLSKRFADICKEDIFEQARVRFSEETAMPTRTGKKGDVWNLGLMLLALSQGKEVKEYPVTVPSSLPADFQDFLQKCLCLNDTERWTAQQLLDHSFLKPSSPKHLSQYQDNSPEDLAVDFASSVIPRSHILNAPFSSVLQHRQISRFVSEFEELQLLGKGAFGAVIKVQNKLDGCYYAVKRIQVNPASKQFRRIKGEVTLLSRLNHENIVRYYNAWIERHELPATGVLSNTDSSEPLSSADKAPQRKNAPERLNELGLPDDVEDIAPPPALSSSVEWSTSIERSSSARCSGRQSSDDEDDDDDDEEDVFGASFLPSNNDSRSDIIFDNGDESMDEMSKVEPSKRPASDTTESTESDRHLITAHYLYIQMEYCEKSTLRDTIDQGLHQDQNRLWRLFREILDGLAYIHEQGMIHRDLKPVNIFLDSLDHVKIGDFGLATDHPANVAAGKFEVEESGSAVMAKPDPTGNMTGMVGTALYVSPEVQGNTKATYNQKVDLFSLGIILFEMSYRPMTTGAERIAVLSQLRGEPIIFPEDFTLREQGTQKRVIEWLLKHDPALRPTALELLKSELLPPPQMEESELHEVLQHTMANINGKSYRTMVAQLFAQNTSPVMDYAYDIDLYKGSFSFNNAKLQQHVYESITRIFKKHGAVRVQTPLFLPRNRKLYDGIELACFMDHSGMLVTLPYDLRIAFARFVARNNVTHLKRYSIERVFRPKKLDRAHPRELLECAFDIITPVSNSLLPEAEIIYTISEIIQEFPVLQERNYTIYLNHTSLFKAVLLHSGVPEDKLSQASNILCDLMSEKLSKREAEAKFCNFSLSANCLQTLYKYIEQKGNLQDLVPLLSSLTKQKTAVTQLAKQGLKDLEELTVLLPKLGVKLMVVINLGLVYKVQHHSGVIFQFVAFIRKRRRTVPDILAAGGRYDHLILEFRGPVSTGPVPSAVGASVAVDKVCAAIVSMEEPPTVSSYDVLVVPVGHSSMSKAIRVVQKLWSTGIAADINYDVSQSQDTLLEHCKLGGITCMALVSDKEGSYVKVKCFEKDRQLEKRILESDLVDHVIQKCRYKFLDERNISREISESTTLQNPKGSLLTSTGSSEQHGSSTSINMNVSLISPEKVSASARRRYETQIQTRLQNLGSNLQNKSNDIEVLAVDLQKETLINFLSLEFDSEEQFNNSVKTLLSRLPKQRYLKAICDEIHHFKITKRVAMVILYSYKYDYYKILL